In the genome of Bremerella sp. P1, the window TTTCTGCGGCCCGATTTCAGTTTTCGTTGGGAGAATCCGTCGCGGACTTGTTCCAGTAACTTCGCCACCAGCCAGCCAGTAGGCCGGCACTAAGGATCGCCAGGGCTAGCATTGGCGGCTGGCGATACCGAATCGAACTGACAAATACCAAGTGCAAGAAGCAGAAGTAGAAGAGAGGCAAGGCCAGCAGAAAGTAGATCCACATGCGTCGGGCATAGAGCACCGTTGCCAGCAAACCAGTCACAACGATGGGTAGGTAGCCCAAAGCGGTCACAATGTCCATTTTGCCGATCACATCTGGATTATTCCCCACCGGGGTCCAGTACCGCCAAAACTTGACGCCAGCCAACTGGATCACCTTGCCCGGGTTTTGCTTGGCCCAATCGATGGCAGCCTGCTTCATTCGTTCGTCGAGACGCGATTCAAACGTGCCTGGGAGAGAGTCTTCCAGGTCCGCTTCTTCAGCAGCCAGATCATGTTTGAATCCAGGCACGTAGCTCATATCGCTGGCCCCGGTCGCCATGGGGCTGATTCCATCGTACAGACTTGCCCCCACCTGAAGGGTCGTCGGCACGAACTTGCCAATCACCATGTAGTTCCGCACCCACCACGGCATCAGCACCATTGCTGCGACAACCGCAGCCGTTGCGTAGGAGAACAATTGCTGCTTTCGGTTTTCGTAGAAAAGTAGCCCGATCGGTGCCGCGAATAGCGGAAACATCAACCAACTCGGCCGTATCAAAATGGCCAGCCCGAATGCCAGTCCCGATAGGGCTGCGAATTTCTTCCGACGCGA includes:
- a CDS encoding glycosyltransferase family 39 protein, which translates into the protein MSSNQQVAEPQKRELVWLLVTIVVLGALVRLGAAVWWESRIPEGERFFFGDSLSYEVLAQHLARGEDFVYGDAQVARTPGYPLLLAPVYWFADPPPTFALRLVGIVCGTITIGLAAWIARMLFDPVAGVLAAMLVAFYPGAIGMSVFILSEAPFVPLMLLNLGWLIVALKADESSRRKKFAALSGLAFGLAILIRPSWLMFPLFAAPIGLLFYENRKQQLFSYATAAVVAAMVLMPWWVRNYMVIGKFVPTTLQVGASLYDGISPMATGASDMSYVPGFKHDLAAEEADLEDSLPGTFESRLDERMKQAAIDWAKQNPGKVIQLAGVKFWRYWTPVGNNPDVIGKMDIVTALGYLPIVVTGLLATVLYARRMWIYFLLALPLFYFCFLHLVFVSSIRYRQPPMLALAILSAGLLAGWWRSYWNKSATDSPNEN